In Natronospira bacteriovora, a single window of DNA contains:
- a CDS encoding retropepsin-like aspartic protease family protein — protein MSAANENRMAMVMALLAFLTLLGVLTLAFEGVLDDREHPNRQVGATAVNDQQLELRLQRNRQGHYLAEGEINGYPVTFLLDTGATTISVPGHLADRIGLERGHIIPTLTAGGRVNSYATRLNVNLGGIRQDDIRASINPAMDMDKVLLGMNFLGPLELEQRDGVLVLRTPQ, from the coding sequence ATGAGTGCCGCCAACGAAAACCGCATGGCCATGGTCATGGCCCTGCTCGCCTTTCTCACCCTGCTGGGAGTGCTGACCCTGGCCTTCGAAGGGGTACTCGACGATCGCGAACATCCCAACCGGCAGGTCGGTGCCACCGCCGTCAACGACCAGCAACTGGAACTCCGTCTGCAACGGAACCGCCAGGGTCACTATCTGGCCGAGGGGGAAATCAACGGGTATCCGGTCACCTTCCTGCTCGACACGGGAGCAACGACCATATCGGTACCCGGCCATCTGGCCGACCGCATTGGCCTGGAAAGAGGGCATATCATCCCGACCCTGACAGCGGGTGGCCGGGTAAACAGTTACGCAACCCGACTGAACGTCAATCTTGGCGGTATCCGGCAGGACGATATCCGCGCCAGCATCAACCCCGCCATGGACATGGACAAGGTCCTGCTGGGCATGAACTTTCTCGGCCCCCTGGAGCTGGAACAACGCGACGGCGTACTCGTCCTCCGCACTCCGCAATAG